The region TGGAGGGCTTTTCAGCAGAGGGGACCATGACAATTACTCTTTCGTTGGAGGGCTTTAGCGCGATTAGCCTTGAAAACCTAAATAATATGCTGGCCAGCAAAGAGACATTGATAAAGAAGGCAATGTTGATTGAGGGGGAACTTGTAGTCTTAGCTGAAAATGATGAGATTTCCTTCCCTTTCTGGAACGCGACTCTAAATACTGATGAAGTGCAGACCTATATAACGCTGGCAAAGCAGATGGCAGAACAGGCAAAATTACAGATGCGAGTACTGCGCAAAGAAAAACCAACAGATAATGAAAAATATGCTTTTCGCTGTTTCCTGCTTAGGTTGGGATTTATAGGAGATGACTTCAAAACCGAACGCAAGGTACTGCTTTCAAGACTGTCCGGTAACGGGGCGTATCGGAAAGGCAGAGCAAAGGCGGTGGACGAAAATGAATGATTTTCATAGCACCGCCTTCTTTGTCAAGCATCCGTTTAGAATAGAGGATTTAAAAGTGCCGCATCGGTATGAGACGAGGAAACGATTTGTAGTTGTAAAAACTATCGAGCTATCAAAGATTGATTATGATAATTTCGTTGCCGACCTATGTGTTGATCGCATTTTCATTGAGGAAAATAAAGGGCTTTGTCACGTTAATGAGGATGGAGTGTGGCGTTGTCTGCTGGTTAAGCAGCGGGGACAGTCTGATGGAATGTTGGTAATGCCGGATGGTAGAGATTACCCAAAGTATGCCGCATATTATCCTGGAGAGGAGGACGAACTATGAGTGCAAGAGGCTTCCCTTCAAAAGAAACAGTCCTTCGCATTAAAGAGCAGTATCTGCCGGGAACACGTGTTGAGCTTATCTGCATGGATGATCCGTATTCTAAGCTGAAACCGGGAGACCAAGGAACAGTACTTTCGTGGATGATATCGGAACTGTTCATATCAACTGGGACTGCGGTTCTTCTTTGGGTGTAGCCTATGGTATAGATGTGATCAGAAAGCTGTAAATGTACACAATTCAAGATGTGTAAAATTGTTCAAAATCCAGTGGAAACTCACGCAGAATTGCCTTGCTATCCTGTGTTTTCAATGGCCTAATGTACACTGCCAAAGGTCAAAAAACACAGAGAAAGCGAGGAGAAAGCGCAATGATGCTTACAACGAGATTTGGAATCGAGGTAGAATTGACGGGGATGACAAGAAAACAAGCGGCAAAAACTGCAGCAGCTTTTCTTGGAGGGAGGGTTGAATCCAGCGGAGATTATTACGATACCCAAAAGGTTATTGCACCGGATGGACGGATATGGAAATTCATGAGCGACGGGAGCATCCGGACTCAGAAAAAGGAAAACGGCAGGATTGTGGCGGCTGGCCGGGAATATAGCGTCGAGTTGGTAAGCCCGATACTGACATACCGCGAAGACATTGAAACCCTGCAGGAATTGATAAGGAGGCTTCGCAGGGCGGGAGGTTTTGCAAACACAAGCTGCGGAATCCATATCCATATAGACGGGGCAAACCACACGCCGCGCAGCATCCGCAATTTTATCAACATTATCGCCAGTAAGAATGACCTTTTCTATAAGGCATTGCAGATTGCACCGGACAGGATGCGGTTTTACAAAAAGATGGATGCGGCACTGGTTGAGAAGATGAATCGGCGTAAGCCCAAAACCATGGCGGCGATTGAGAGCATCTGGTACGAAGGTTACAGCGAAAGCCGAAGCACCCATTACCATAATAGCAGGTACCACTTTTTGAACCTGCACAGCTTTTTTAACGGCAACGGGACGATTGAGCTTCGAGGCTTTAACAGCGAACTTCATGCGGGAAAAATTAGAAGCTACATAGTGCTTGCCCTTGCGTTAAACCATCAGGCGTTAACGCAAAAATGCGCTTCCAGCAAAAAGCCGCAAGTTGAAAATGAGAAGTTTGCCATGCGGACATATCTCAACCGCATAGGGCTTATCGGTGACGAGTTCAAAAACTGCCGGGAGCACCTTTGCAAACACCTTGATGGTAACGCGGCATGGCGGTTTCGGGCAGCATAGATAGACAAGCGCAGGGGTGGATCTCCGCCTCTGCCTTGGTAAATACAAGGAGGATGATACGATGAGCAAAGAAAAAGGAACCATATATTTAGCATACGGAAGCAATCTGAACTTAAGGCAGATGGCATACCGCTGCCCAACGGCAAAAGTGCTGGGGAGTGCAAAACTCACAGGATACCGGCTGTTATTCAGAGGAGGGAATGGCGGCGCAGTAGCGACAATAGAAAAACAAAAAGGTGAAAGTGTACCGGTACTGCTTTGGAGAATCATGCCTAATGATGAGAAAGCGCTGGACAGATATGAAGGTTATCCGCATCTATACCGGAAAGAAACGGTTAAGGTACGTTTCAAAGGTCAGTGGGTACCCGCAATGGTGTATATCATGAATGAAGGCAGACCTTTGGGAGCACCGGGTCGTTACTATTACGAGGTGATCCGGCAGGGCTATATAGATGCGGGTTTTGATATTTCGTTTCTCAATAAAGCGGTAAGAGATTCAATTTCAGCGGCAGAGAAGTCAGAGGTGTAGGACATGGGTAACGAGAATCTGATAGCTGATAAGATTTATCGGCAGATTATGGCCATACGGGACAGCGGTGCCTGCAATATGTTTGACTTGCCAAGAGTACAGGAAGAGGCATATAAAATGGGGTTTTATGAATTAGTAGTATTTCTTAATGAACACAAGAAAGAATATGCCGAGTTTATCCTGACAGGCAAACGATAACGGTTATAACGTAACAAGTTTCATAGAAATCCACTAAGGAGAGGAACTTCATCCATGAGGTTCCTTTTTTCTTGCTCAATTTTAGGAAAGGAGGCGGCAAAGCTGCGGAAGTTAAAACGGTATAAACCAACCAAGTTTATGGCGGAAGGTTCCCGATACGACAAGGAAGCGGCGGATGCCGCTGTTACTTTTATAAACTGCCTGAAGCATACCAAGGGTGAATGGTATGGAATGCCTTTTGAATTAATTGACTGGCAGGAACAGATTGTCCGGGACATATTCGGCATCTTGAAACCTAACGGATACAGGCAGTTCAACACAGCCTATATAGAAATTCCAAAAAAGCAGGGTAAGAGCGAACTTGCAGCGGCAATCGCTTTATACCTGACATGCGGTGATTTCGAGCATGGTGGCGAGGTTTACGGGTGTGCATCTGACCGTCAGCAGGCATCCATTGTTTTCGACGTTGCGGTAGATATGGTGGAACAGTGTCCGGCATTAAAGTCTCGAATTAAACCAATGCTGTCGCAGAAGCGGCTGGTATATAAACCGTTAGGCAGTTTTTATCAGGTGCTTTCAGCGGAGGCATATACGAAACATGGGCTAAACGTCCATGGTGTGGTATTTGACGAACTTCATGCTCAGCCAAACAGGGATCTTTATGATGTAATGCTTCACGGATCCGGCGATGCAAGAAAACAACCGCTGTTTTTCCTGATCACAACTGCTGGCACAGACCGCAATTCCATCTGCTGGGAAGTGCACCAAAAGGCTGAGGATATTCTTCAAGGGCGTAAGATAGATCCGACTTTCTACCCTGTTATCTACAGCGCAGCCGATACCGATGACTGGACAAGTGAAAAGGTATGGAGAAAGGTTAACCCGTCACTGGGCATTACAGTTGACATCGAAAAATTGAGGGTGGCTTGTGAAAATGCCAAGCAAAATCCTGCAGAGGAAAATTTATTCCGTCAGCTCCGCTTAAATCAGTGGGTGAAACAATCGGTGCGCTGGATGCCAATGGATAAGTGGGATAAGTGTACGTTTCCTGTTGATGCAGAAAAATTGCGCGGCAGAACATGTTACGGAGGACTTGACTTGTCATCTACTACCGATATTACCGCCTTTGTGCTGGTGTTTCCACCGCTTGATGAATCTGACAAATATCAGGTTCTACCTTTTTTCTGGATACCGGAGGAAAATATTGATCAGCGTGTGCGGAGAGATCATGTACCTTATGATGTCTGGGAGAGGCAGGGCTTTTTATATACCACTGAGGGTAACGTCGTGCATTATGGCTTTATCGAGACCTTTATTGAGGAACTCGGAATGAAATATAACATTAAGGAAATAGCCTTTGACCGCTGGGGAGCAATTCAGATGACGCAAAACCTCGAGGCTTTGGGTTTTACGGTTGTTTCATTCGGTCAGGGCTTCAAGGATATGTCCCCGCCTACAAAAGAGTTGATGAAGCTGACATTGGAAGAACGCATCGCTCATGGCGGTAATCCAGTACTGCGGTGGATGATGGACAATATCTATGTCAAAACCGATCCCGCCGGAAACATTAAGCCGGATAAAGAAAAATCCACCGAGAGAATAGATGGCGCGGTTGCGCTCATCATGGCGCTTGACCGCGCGTTAAGGCATGGAGGAGAAAATATCGGTTCAGTCTATGATGAGCGTGGGCTTTTAATACTCTAAATTTCTTCTATAGT is a window of Defluviitoga tunisiensis DNA encoding:
- a CDS encoding virulence factor yields the protein MSNNSFRFSQKIVGQERKAIASVIAEALEGQVRYAGAPEFLYEIKDEKSAGSWTIDRDSVVHSPKISLNEIKTIRSVIDTLNVEGFSAEGTMTITLSLEGFSAISLENLNNMLASKETLIKKAMLIEGELVVLAENDEISFPFWNATLNTDEVQTYITLAKQMAEQAKLQMRVLRKEKPTDNEKYAFRCFLLRLGFIGDDFKTERKVLLSRLSGNGAYRKGRAKAVDENE
- a CDS encoding DUF6329 domain-containing protein, with amino-acid sequence MNDFHSTAFFVKHPFRIEDLKVPHRYETRKRFVVVKTIELSKIDYDNFVADLCVDRIFIEENKGLCHVNEDGVWRCLLVKQRGQSDGMLVMPDGRDYPKYAAYYPGEEDEL
- a CDS encoding amidoligase family protein; the encoded protein is MLTTRFGIEVELTGMTRKQAAKTAAAFLGGRVESSGDYYDTQKVIAPDGRIWKFMSDGSIRTQKKENGRIVAAGREYSVELVSPILTYREDIETLQELIRRLRRAGGFANTSCGIHIHIDGANHTPRSIRNFINIIASKNDLFYKALQIAPDRMRFYKKMDAALVEKMNRRKPKTMAAIESIWYEGYSESRSTHYHNSRYHFLNLHSFFNGNGTIELRGFNSELHAGKIRSYIVLALALNHQALTQKCASSKKPQVENEKFAMRTYLNRIGLIGDEFKNCREHLCKHLDGNAAWRFRAA
- a CDS encoding gamma-glutamylcyclotransferase family protein translates to MSKEKGTIYLAYGSNLNLRQMAYRCPTAKVLGSAKLTGYRLLFRGGNGGAVATIEKQKGESVPVLLWRIMPNDEKALDRYEGYPHLYRKETVKVRFKGQWVPAMVYIMNEGRPLGAPGRYYYEVIRQGYIDAGFDISFLNKAVRDSISAAEKSEV
- a CDS encoding DUF5049 domain-containing protein, whose translation is MGNENLIADKIYRQIMAIRDSGACNMFDLPRVQEEAYKMGFYELVVFLNEHKKEYAEFILTGKR
- a CDS encoding terminase large subunit gives rise to the protein MRFLFSCSILGKEAAKLRKLKRYKPTKFMAEGSRYDKEAADAAVTFINCLKHTKGEWYGMPFELIDWQEQIVRDIFGILKPNGYRQFNTAYIEIPKKQGKSELAAAIALYLTCGDFEHGGEVYGCASDRQQASIVFDVAVDMVEQCPALKSRIKPMLSQKRLVYKPLGSFYQVLSAEAYTKHGLNVHGVVFDELHAQPNRDLYDVMLHGSGDARKQPLFFLITTAGTDRNSICWEVHQKAEDILQGRKIDPTFYPVIYSAADTDDWTSEKVWRKVNPSLGITVDIEKLRVACENAKQNPAEENLFRQLRLNQWVKQSVRWMPMDKWDKCTFPVDAEKLRGRTCYGGLDLSSTTDITAFVLVFPPLDESDKYQVLPFFWIPEENIDQRVRRDHVPYDVWERQGFLYTTEGNVVHYGFIETFIEELGMKYNIKEIAFDRWGAIQMTQNLEALGFTVVSFGQGFKDMSPPTKELMKLTLEERIAHGGNPVLRWMMDNIYVKTDPAGNIKPDKEKSTERIDGAVALIMALDRALRHGGENIGSVYDERGLLIL